A genomic region of Magnolia sinica isolate HGM2019 chromosome 6, MsV1, whole genome shotgun sequence contains the following coding sequences:
- the LOC131249504 gene encoding uncharacterized protein LOC131249504, with the protein MGQETENSMSPNVTHESEYQKGETSHNILKTIATFFSCVMSAIGGNSASPTLHHQLGDTDEPNDSNASVKKRTNVLLLGDHLRDLGMSDGLNYENQIVVGFLRCQGQPPSDFSIAQFWFLERLLVIHGH; encoded by the exons ATGGGCCAAGAAACAGAGAATTCTATGTCCCCGAATGTCACACATGAGTCAGAATACCAAAAAGGAGAAACTTCCCACAATATACTTAAA ACAATTGCAACATTTTTTAGCTGTGTTATGTCTGCTATTGGAGGAAACAGTGCTAGTCCTA CACTTCATCACCAATTAGGAGATACTGACGAGCCAAACGATAGCAATGCCTCAGTGAAGAAGAGAACTAATGTGTTACTTCTTGGTGATCACCTTAgagatctaggaatgtctgatggttTGAACTATGAGAACCAAATTGTTGTTGGATTCTT GCGATGCCAAGGACAACCACCTAGTGACTTTTCTATTGCTCAGTTCTGGTTTCTGGAGCGACTACTTGTCATCCATGGGCACTAG